From a single Carassius gibelio isolate Cgi1373 ecotype wild population from Czech Republic chromosome A18, carGib1.2-hapl.c, whole genome shotgun sequence genomic region:
- the LOC127933788 gene encoding pro-cathepsin H translates to MNVMFLPVLFAVLYHVHTLPLHTEEDEYHFKSWMSQHNKKYEINEYYQRLQIFLDNKKKIERHNAGDHMFSMGLNQFSDMTFTEFKKSFLLTEPQNCSATRGNHLSSNGPYPDTIDWRTKGNYVTNVKNQGACGSCWTFSTTGCLESVTAIATGKLLQLAEQQLVDCAGAFDNHGCSGGLPSHAFEYIMYNKGLMTEQDYPYKAKEGECRFKPELAAALVKDVVNITKYDEMGMVDAVARLNPVSFAYEVTSDFMHYKDGIYTSTACHNTTDMVNHAVLAVGYAEQNGTPYWIVKNSWGPYWGINGYFYIERGKNMCGLAACSSYPLPLV, encoded by the exons ATGAACGTGATGTTTTTACCGGTTCTGTTTGCCGTTCTGTATCATGTGCATACTTTGCCATTGCACACTGAGGaag ATGAGTATCATTTCAAATCATGGATGTCTCAG CATAACAAAAAATACGAGATAAATGAATATTACCAGCGACTACAGATATTCCTGGACAACAAGAAGAAGATCGAGCGCCATAATGCAGGAGACCATATGTTTTCAA TGGGACTGAATCAGTTTTCAGACATGACCTTTACTGAATTTAAAAAGTCCTTCCTCCTGACAGAACCTCAG AACTGCTCCGCCACTAGAGGGAATCATCTGAGCAGTAATGGGCCTTATCCTGATACGATTGACTGGAGAACGAAAGGAAACTATGTAACTAATGTCAAAAACCAG GGAGCTTGTGGTAGTTGCTGGACTTTTTCCACCACAGGCTGTCTGGAGTCTGTCACTGCTATAGCCACAGGGAAACTCCTACAACTA GCAGAGCAGCAGCTTGTAGATTGTGCAGGTGCTTTCGACAATCATGGCTGCAGTGG TGGCCTCCCAAGTCATGCCTTTGAGTACATCATGTACAACAAAGGTCTCATGACAGAGCAAGACTACCCTTATAAGGCTAAA GAAGGTGAATGCAGATTCAAACCAGAGTTGGCTGCTGCCTTAGTGAAAGATGTTGTAAACATTACAAAG TATGATGAAATGGGGATGGTGGATGCTGTGGCCAGGTTGAACCCTGTCAGCTTTGCATATGAGGTGACATCTGATTTCATGCACTACAAAGATGGAATATATACCAG CACAGCTTGTCATAACACTACTGACATGGTGAACCATGCAGTGCTTGCTGTGGGCTATGCCGAGCAGAATGGAACCCCATACTGGATAGTGAAGAACTCCTGGGGACCCTACTGGGGAATTAACGG ATATTTTTACATTGAGAGGGGAAAGAACATGTGTGGACTTGCTGCGTGTTCATCCTATCCTTTACCTTTGgtgtaa
- the blm gene encoding recQ-like DNA helicase BLM isoform X2, whose product MPSLPQNNLKEQLERHSNAAQNKLSLLKPKHGGFCFKKKSSSSISKVEAPQKVTGANVLANRSVNVPRSCEVTKTPVTFSQKPERAAPKVNFFAAPSRPKTNTVNPLANPFAVIKTPPVQSTIKDLLKPAALPKDQNVGELKHDISQLSFNEWDDLDDFETPVKTRVVSPVTGTSTKKLSVSDQNTPQNSSCAKSDETALNGGLQVTETLTAPKDVLSAANRVSTEPAEREPEDSPIKKTKRHRKSVQQKALLSDTEDEEIIDCTSPAAEKKQWAETNTIDIEETETDNFYEDYQDFIPPSPVPEETCPFDSKKEKSLPDPVTHADKNVPPHESASSLSAPLNEPTKDLKGPDDALFTVMESICRLVDTIPEHELIALTCGTDLLLQRAHRKRILAIGAASRTSQLDPAATPYSSLLKRQAFGVTPSSLTSSMTPGTSERGEGVKTGFQFRKSIASVISLENNSVFEDSDCIISGVETPGGSWNPNSSAKTTTILNRSSLPPSKSESKTDQCYSRLSFNESNIQTVGGDQVDLFYSPKRVDSGKRNAESSVETNTAVPNCSQADDFLIDDFDIDDFDETDIPDYFEEPPSVLASRDNSGAKTPLVREGGHSKTLEIKTVTSPVPKPTKTSNPEPVYRNPAHDRFRGFSFPHSPEMMKIFHKKFGLHQFRFNQLEAINAALLGEDTFVLMPTGGGKSLCYQLPACISAGVTVVISPLRSLIVDQVQKLTTLDICATSLSGDKTDSEAAKIYMHLSRKDPPIKLLYATPEKVCASGRMVSALQNLYERGLLARFVIDEAHCVSQWGHDFRPDYKRLHELRRMFPNVPIMALTATATPRVQKDILNQLAMTRPQVFTMSFNRNNLKYSVLPKKPKKVDEECIQWIKKYYPRDSGIVYCLSRNDCDTLADSLQRAGIAALAYHAGLKDSDREYVQNKWINQDGCQVMCATIAFGMGIDKPDVRYVIHASLPKSVEGYYQESGRAGRDGEISHCVLFYAYSDVIRIKRLIAMDKDGNQQSKATHINNLHSMVHFCENVAECRRIQLLAYFGEHTFNTSFCKEHPEVICDNCARPHKYKSRNVTDDVKKIVRFVQENCEKVGNRYGKSAQQNRLTLNMLVDIFLGSKSARIQSGMFGVGAAYSKHNAERLFKKLVLDSVLMEDLYITNNGQAVAYISAGPKAMSVLSGCMQVEFVETESASSIRKHKASVIENVSKREEMVKKCLQELNDLCKKLGKVFGIHYYNIFSTATLKKIAETLSPDPEVLLQIDGVTEDKLEKYGAEFIELLQKYSEWQLPAEAQTESWIDTTRGHQNEEEDDDEGDTTSTYFRSTSGRGAKRKQGSYSRKPKRRKGTSGQNSSSKGGYSNNWSSSRGGGGRGGGYRGGSRSAGRGSRPAPSVSAGKRPGFMALPTPQTAARPFLKPAFSHL is encoded by the exons atgcCGAGTCTTCCTCAAAATAACCTAAAGGAGCAACTGGAACGACACAGTAATGCTGCACAGAACAAGTTGTCACTGCTGAAACCAAAGCATGG GGGGTTTTGTTTCAAAAAGAAGTCTTCATCCAGCATCTCCAAAGTGGAAGCTCCTCAAAAGGTAACTGGTGCAAATGTCTTAGCAAACAGGAGTGTCAATGTTCCCCGCAGCTGTGAAGTAACCAAAACTCCTGTGACGTTTTCGCAAAAGCCTGAGAGAGCAGCACCGAAAGTCAACTTCTTTGCAGCACCCAGCAGACCAAAGACCAATACTGTTAATCCATTAGCCAACCCATTTGCAGTGATCAAAACACCTCCTGTCCAATCTACCATTAAGGATTTGCTTAAACCTGCAGCCCTACCTAAGGATCAGAATGTGGGTGAACTTAAGCATGACATCTCTCAACTCTCCTTCAATGAATGGGATGACTTGGATGATTTTGAAACCCCAGTCAAGACAAGAGTAGTGTCCCCAGTAACAGGGACTTCTACAAAAAAGCTTAGTGTTTCGGACCAGAACACCCCCCAAAATTCCTCTTGTGCTAAGAGTGATGAGACTGCATTAAATGGAGGTTTACAGGTTACAGAAACCTTAACTGCCCCAAAGGACGTCCTGTCAGCTGCTAATAGAGTCAGCACAGAGCCTGCTGAGAGAGAGCCAGAGGATTCACCTATTAAAAAGACCAAAAGACATAGGAAATCAGTCCAGCAAAAAGCACTACTGAGTGACACTGAAGATGAGGAGATCATCGACTGTACTTCACCAG ctgctgaaaaaaaacagTGGGCTGAGACAAACACCATAGACATTGAGGAGACTGAGACAGACAACTTTTATGAAGATTATCAGGATTTCATCCCCCCATCCCCTGTTCCTGAGGAGACGTGTCCCTTTGACTCCAAAAAGGAGAAAAG TTTACCTGACCCTGTTACCCATGCTGACAAAAATGTTCCACCTCATGAGTCCGCCTCAAGCCTGTCGGCACCCTTGAATGAACCTACCAAAGATTTAAAAG GACCTGATGATGCTCTCTTTACTGTTATGGAGTCTATTTGTCGTCTAGTGGACACTATTCCTGAGCATGAGCTCATAGCACTGACCTGTGGCACAGACCTATTACTGCAGAGAGCGCACAG GAAAAGGATTCTAGCTATTGGTGCTGCATCTAGAACATCTCAGTTAGACCCAGCAGCAACTCCATATTCTAGTCTGCTAAAAAGACAAGCTTTTGGAGTCACACCCTCTAGTCTAACATCATCTATGACCCCAGGGACATCAGAAAGGGGAGAGGGTGTCAAAACAGGCTTTCAGTTTCGCAAGTCCATTGCCTCTGTCATATCTttggaaaataacagtgtttttgAGGACTCTGACTGCATCATCAGTGGAGTTGAAACCCCTGGTGGTTCCTGGAATCCTAACAGCTCAGCAAAAACAACAACCATCTTAAACCGGTCAAGTCTACCTCCAAGCAAATCTGAGTCAAAAACGGATCAGTGCTACTCAAGGTTGTCCTTCAATGAGTCAAACATTCAGACTGTGGGTGGAGATCAGGTTGACTTGTTTTATTCCCCCAAAAGAGTAGATTCAGGCAAGAGAAATGCTGAGAGCAGTGTCGAAACCAACACGGCAGTTCCCAACTGTTCTCAAGCAGATGACTTCTTAATCGATGACTTTGATATTGATGATTTTGATGAGACTGATATTCCAGATTATTTTGAAGAACCTCCAAGTGTCTTGGCATCAAGAGACAATTCTGGTGCAAAAACACCATTGGTGCGGGAGGGAGGGCACTCAAAAACTTTGGAGATAAAGACCGTAACATCACCAGTGCCAAAACCTACCAAAACATCCAACCCTG AACCCGTGTATAGAAACCCAGCTCATGACCGCTTTAGAGGCTTCAGCTTTCCTCACAGCCCAGAGATGATGAAGATCTTCCATAAGAAGTTTGGACTGCATCAGTTTCGCTTCAATCAGCTGGAGGCTATTAATGCCGCACTGTTAGGGGAAGACACATTTGTACTGATGCCTACAG GTGGTGGTAAAAGTCTCTGCTATCAGCTTCCTGCTTGTATCTCTGCTGGAGTTACTGTTGTCATTTCTCCTCTACGGTCTCTCATAGTCGACCAGGTCCAAAAGCTCACCACATTAGAC ATCTGTGCAACTAGTTTATCAGGGGACAAAACAGATAGTGAGGCTGCAAAGATCTATATGCATCTGTCTAGGAAGGATCCCCCCATCAAACTGCTTTATGCCACTCCTGAGAAG GTGTGTGCTAGCGGAAGGATGGTCAGTGCCCTTCAGAATCTGTATGAAAGGGGACTGCTGGCTCGCTTTGTTATTGATGAGGCCCATTGCGTCAGTCAG TGGGGTCATGACTTCAGGCCCGACTACAAGCGCTTACATGAGCTCAGGCGGATGTTTCCCAATGTTCCTATAATGGCACTGACTGCCACAGCCACTCCTAGAGTTCAGAAAGACATTCTAAACCAGCTGGCAATGACTCGTCCTCAGGT ATTCACTATGAGCTTCAACAGGAACAATCTCAAATATTCGGTTTTGCCAAAAAAGCCCAAGAAGGTTGATGAGGAATGCATTCAGTGGATCAAGAAATATTACCCAC GTGACTCAGGGATTGTGTACTGCTTGTCTCGTAATGACTGCGACACTCTGGCTGACAGTCTTCAGAGGGCTGGGATTGCAGCGCTGGCTTATCACGCTGGCCTGAAGGACAGCGACAGGGAATATGTCCAGAATAAATGGATCAACCAGGATGGCTGCCAG gtTATGTGCGCCACCATTGCATTTGGCATGGGGATCGATAAGCCTGATGTGCGTTATGTGATCCATGCCAGTTTGCCCAAGTCAGTGGAGGGTTATTACCAGGAGTCAGGCAGAGCTGGTCGAGATGGAGAGATTTCCCACTGCGTTCTCTTCTATGCCTACAGTGATGTTATCCGCATCAAGAGACTCATCGCTA TGGATAAAGATGGCAACCAGCAATCCAAAGCCACCCACATCAACAACCTGCACAGCATGGTGCATTTCTGTGAGAATGTGGCCGAGTGCAGGAGGATCCAGTTGCTGGCTTACTTTGGCGAGCACACATTTAACACCAGCTTCTGTAAAGAGCATCCTGAGGTCATCTGTGACAACTGTGCCAGACCACAC AAATATAAATCAAGAAATGTCACCGATGATGTGAAGAAGATTGTGAGGTTTGTGCAGGAGAACTGTGAGAAGGTTGGAAACCGATACGGCAAATCCGCCCAGCAGAACAGACTCACTCTTAACATGCTGGTCGACATATTTCTGG GCTCCAAAAGTGCTCGGATCCAGTCCGGAATGTTTGGGGTAGGAGCAGCGTATTCCAAACACAATGCAGAGAGGCTTTTTAAGAAACTGGTGCTGGATAGTGTACTGATGGAGGACCTCTACATCACTAACAATGGGCAGGCAGTGGCCTATATCTCTGCTGGGCCTAAAGCCATGAGTGTACTGAGTGGCTGCATGCAG GTTGAGTTTGTTGAGACAGAGAGTGCATCCAGCATCCGAAAGCACAAAGCGTCTGTGATTGAGAATGTTTCTAAGAGAGAAGAGATGGTTAAAAAGTGTCTGCAGGAACTCAATGATCTGTGCAAGAAGTTGGGCAAAGTCTTCGGCATTCATTACTACAATATTTTCTCCACAGCCACACTCAAAAAGATTGCTG AAACTCTCTCGCCTGATCCGGAGGTTCTGCTGCAGATTGATGGTGTAACCGAAGACAAGCTGGAGAAGTATGGAGCTGAGTTTATTGAACTTCTGCAGAAGTACTCTGAGTGGCAGCTGCCTG
- the blm gene encoding recQ-like DNA helicase BLM isoform X4, which translates to MPSLPQNNLKEQLERHSNAAQNKLSLLKPKHGGFCFKKKSSSSISKVEAPQKPERAAPKVNFFAAPSRPKTNTVNPLANPFAVIKTPPVQSTIKDLLKPAALPKDQNVGELKHDISQLSFNEWDDLDDFETPVKTRVVSPVTGTSTKKLSVSDQNTPQNSSCAKSDETALNGGLQVTETLTAPKDVLSAANRVSTEPAEREPEDSPIKKTKRHRKSVQQKALLSDTEDEEIIDCTSPAAEKKQWAETNTIDIEETETDNFYEDYQDFIPPSPVPEETCPFDSKKEKSLPDPVTHADKNVPPHESASSLSAPLNEPTKDLKGPDDALFTVMESICRLVDTIPEHELIALTCGTDLLLQRAHRKRILAIGAASRTSQLDPAATPYSSLLKRQAFGVTPSSLTSSMTPGTSERGEGVKTGFQFRKSIASVISLENNSVFEDSDCIISGVETPGGSWNPNSSAKTTTILNRSSLPPSKSESKTDQCYSRLSFNESNIQTVGGDQVDLFYSPKRVDSGKRNAESSVETNTAVPNCSQADDFLIDDFDIDDFDETDIPDYFEEPPSVLASRDNSGAKTPLVREGGHSKTLEIKTVTSPVPKPTKTSNPEPVYRNPAHDRFRGFSFPHSPEMMKIFHKKFGLHQFRFNQLEAINAALLGEDTFVLMPTGGGKSLCYQLPACISAGVTVVISPLRSLIVDQVQKLTTLDICATSLSGDKTDSEAAKIYMHLSRKDPPIKLLYATPEKVCASGRMVSALQNLYERGLLARFVIDEAHCVSQWGHDFRPDYKRLHELRRMFPNVPIMALTATATPRVQKDILNQLAMTRPQVFTMSFNRNNLKYSVLPKKPKKVDEECIQWIKKYYPRDSGIVYCLSRNDCDTLADSLQRAGIAALAYHAGLKDSDREYVQNKWINQDGCQVMCATIAFGMGIDKPDVRYVIHASLPKSVEGYYQESGRAGRDGEISHCVLFYAYSDVIRIKRLIAMDKDGNQQSKATHINNLHSMVHFCENVAECRRIQLLAYFGEHTFNTSFCKEHPEVICDNCARPHKYKSRNVTDDVKKIVRFVQENCEKVGNRYGKSAQQNRLTLNMLVDIFLGSKSARIQSGMFGVGAAYSKHNAERLFKKLVLDSVLMEDLYITNNGQAVAYISAGPKAMSVLSGCMQVEFVETESASSIRKHKASVIENVSKREEMVKKCLQELNDLCKKLGKVFGIHYYNIFSTATLKKIAETLSPDPEVLLQIDGVTEDKLEKYGAEFIELLQKYSEWQLPAEAQTESWIDTTRGHQNEEEDDDEGDTTSTYFRSTSGRGAKRKQGSYSRKPKRRKGTSGQNSSSKGGYSNNWSSSRGGGGRGGGYRGGSRSAGRGSRPAPSVSAGKRPGFMALPTPQTAARPFLKPAFSHL; encoded by the exons atgcCGAGTCTTCCTCAAAATAACCTAAAGGAGCAACTGGAACGACACAGTAATGCTGCACAGAACAAGTTGTCACTGCTGAAACCAAAGCATGG GGGGTTTTGTTTCAAAAAGAAGTCTTCATCCAGCATCTCCAAAGTGGAAGCTCCTCAAAAG CCTGAGAGAGCAGCACCGAAAGTCAACTTCTTTGCAGCACCCAGCAGACCAAAGACCAATACTGTTAATCCATTAGCCAACCCATTTGCAGTGATCAAAACACCTCCTGTCCAATCTACCATTAAGGATTTGCTTAAACCTGCAGCCCTACCTAAGGATCAGAATGTGGGTGAACTTAAGCATGACATCTCTCAACTCTCCTTCAATGAATGGGATGACTTGGATGATTTTGAAACCCCAGTCAAGACAAGAGTAGTGTCCCCAGTAACAGGGACTTCTACAAAAAAGCTTAGTGTTTCGGACCAGAACACCCCCCAAAATTCCTCTTGTGCTAAGAGTGATGAGACTGCATTAAATGGAGGTTTACAGGTTACAGAAACCTTAACTGCCCCAAAGGACGTCCTGTCAGCTGCTAATAGAGTCAGCACAGAGCCTGCTGAGAGAGAGCCAGAGGATTCACCTATTAAAAAGACCAAAAGACATAGGAAATCAGTCCAGCAAAAAGCACTACTGAGTGACACTGAAGATGAGGAGATCATCGACTGTACTTCACCAG ctgctgaaaaaaaacagTGGGCTGAGACAAACACCATAGACATTGAGGAGACTGAGACAGACAACTTTTATGAAGATTATCAGGATTTCATCCCCCCATCCCCTGTTCCTGAGGAGACGTGTCCCTTTGACTCCAAAAAGGAGAAAAG TTTACCTGACCCTGTTACCCATGCTGACAAAAATGTTCCACCTCATGAGTCCGCCTCAAGCCTGTCGGCACCCTTGAATGAACCTACCAAAGATTTAAAAG GACCTGATGATGCTCTCTTTACTGTTATGGAGTCTATTTGTCGTCTAGTGGACACTATTCCTGAGCATGAGCTCATAGCACTGACCTGTGGCACAGACCTATTACTGCAGAGAGCGCACAG GAAAAGGATTCTAGCTATTGGTGCTGCATCTAGAACATCTCAGTTAGACCCAGCAGCAACTCCATATTCTAGTCTGCTAAAAAGACAAGCTTTTGGAGTCACACCCTCTAGTCTAACATCATCTATGACCCCAGGGACATCAGAAAGGGGAGAGGGTGTCAAAACAGGCTTTCAGTTTCGCAAGTCCATTGCCTCTGTCATATCTttggaaaataacagtgtttttgAGGACTCTGACTGCATCATCAGTGGAGTTGAAACCCCTGGTGGTTCCTGGAATCCTAACAGCTCAGCAAAAACAACAACCATCTTAAACCGGTCAAGTCTACCTCCAAGCAAATCTGAGTCAAAAACGGATCAGTGCTACTCAAGGTTGTCCTTCAATGAGTCAAACATTCAGACTGTGGGTGGAGATCAGGTTGACTTGTTTTATTCCCCCAAAAGAGTAGATTCAGGCAAGAGAAATGCTGAGAGCAGTGTCGAAACCAACACGGCAGTTCCCAACTGTTCTCAAGCAGATGACTTCTTAATCGATGACTTTGATATTGATGATTTTGATGAGACTGATATTCCAGATTATTTTGAAGAACCTCCAAGTGTCTTGGCATCAAGAGACAATTCTGGTGCAAAAACACCATTGGTGCGGGAGGGAGGGCACTCAAAAACTTTGGAGATAAAGACCGTAACATCACCAGTGCCAAAACCTACCAAAACATCCAACCCTG AACCCGTGTATAGAAACCCAGCTCATGACCGCTTTAGAGGCTTCAGCTTTCCTCACAGCCCAGAGATGATGAAGATCTTCCATAAGAAGTTTGGACTGCATCAGTTTCGCTTCAATCAGCTGGAGGCTATTAATGCCGCACTGTTAGGGGAAGACACATTTGTACTGATGCCTACAG GTGGTGGTAAAAGTCTCTGCTATCAGCTTCCTGCTTGTATCTCTGCTGGAGTTACTGTTGTCATTTCTCCTCTACGGTCTCTCATAGTCGACCAGGTCCAAAAGCTCACCACATTAGAC ATCTGTGCAACTAGTTTATCAGGGGACAAAACAGATAGTGAGGCTGCAAAGATCTATATGCATCTGTCTAGGAAGGATCCCCCCATCAAACTGCTTTATGCCACTCCTGAGAAG GTGTGTGCTAGCGGAAGGATGGTCAGTGCCCTTCAGAATCTGTATGAAAGGGGACTGCTGGCTCGCTTTGTTATTGATGAGGCCCATTGCGTCAGTCAG TGGGGTCATGACTTCAGGCCCGACTACAAGCGCTTACATGAGCTCAGGCGGATGTTTCCCAATGTTCCTATAATGGCACTGACTGCCACAGCCACTCCTAGAGTTCAGAAAGACATTCTAAACCAGCTGGCAATGACTCGTCCTCAGGT ATTCACTATGAGCTTCAACAGGAACAATCTCAAATATTCGGTTTTGCCAAAAAAGCCCAAGAAGGTTGATGAGGAATGCATTCAGTGGATCAAGAAATATTACCCAC GTGACTCAGGGATTGTGTACTGCTTGTCTCGTAATGACTGCGACACTCTGGCTGACAGTCTTCAGAGGGCTGGGATTGCAGCGCTGGCTTATCACGCTGGCCTGAAGGACAGCGACAGGGAATATGTCCAGAATAAATGGATCAACCAGGATGGCTGCCAG gtTATGTGCGCCACCATTGCATTTGGCATGGGGATCGATAAGCCTGATGTGCGTTATGTGATCCATGCCAGTTTGCCCAAGTCAGTGGAGGGTTATTACCAGGAGTCAGGCAGAGCTGGTCGAGATGGAGAGATTTCCCACTGCGTTCTCTTCTATGCCTACAGTGATGTTATCCGCATCAAGAGACTCATCGCTA TGGATAAAGATGGCAACCAGCAATCCAAAGCCACCCACATCAACAACCTGCACAGCATGGTGCATTTCTGTGAGAATGTGGCCGAGTGCAGGAGGATCCAGTTGCTGGCTTACTTTGGCGAGCACACATTTAACACCAGCTTCTGTAAAGAGCATCCTGAGGTCATCTGTGACAACTGTGCCAGACCACAC AAATATAAATCAAGAAATGTCACCGATGATGTGAAGAAGATTGTGAGGTTTGTGCAGGAGAACTGTGAGAAGGTTGGAAACCGATACGGCAAATCCGCCCAGCAGAACAGACTCACTCTTAACATGCTGGTCGACATATTTCTGG GCTCCAAAAGTGCTCGGATCCAGTCCGGAATGTTTGGGGTAGGAGCAGCGTATTCCAAACACAATGCAGAGAGGCTTTTTAAGAAACTGGTGCTGGATAGTGTACTGATGGAGGACCTCTACATCACTAACAATGGGCAGGCAGTGGCCTATATCTCTGCTGGGCCTAAAGCCATGAGTGTACTGAGTGGCTGCATGCAG GTTGAGTTTGTTGAGACAGAGAGTGCATCCAGCATCCGAAAGCACAAAGCGTCTGTGATTGAGAATGTTTCTAAGAGAGAAGAGATGGTTAAAAAGTGTCTGCAGGAACTCAATGATCTGTGCAAGAAGTTGGGCAAAGTCTTCGGCATTCATTACTACAATATTTTCTCCACAGCCACACTCAAAAAGATTGCTG AAACTCTCTCGCCTGATCCGGAGGTTCTGCTGCAGATTGATGGTGTAACCGAAGACAAGCTGGAGAAGTATGGAGCTGAGTTTATTGAACTTCTGCAGAAGTACTCTGAGTGGCAGCTGCCTG